The genomic window GGTCTTCTATGCGGTGCATGGACTCGCCGTACGGGTTCTCGATTTTGTGTTCCACGAGGCGCACGTCGGCGCGGAGACGTCGGATCCACGGGTTTGTGACGGGGTGCAGCTTGGAGTTGACCGAGTTGCCGGACGGCGAGAGAATGGCGTAGTGGATCTGGATTTCGTCGGGGCGGAGGGATATCTTGGCGCTGCGCACCGCGAGGTAGTTTACAAAGTCGAACTGAATGCCGCGGGCTTGGGCGAGCGGTTCTTTGAAAATGTACAGGAAGTGCACGACGTTGGGGACATCGTGCGGGTTGGAGGTGTTTGAAGACTTGGCCGAGCCATGGAGACAGGCCAACTCCTGCTTGGTCGGGGTGAAGGGCTGCTCGATCTGACGCTGTGCCGACCACGGGTGTGTCTGGCGTGCGTACTCGATGAATTCGTAAAGGGCGGGCTGGAAATAATGCGCAAGGAGGAtcaagatggtgatggcggATACGAGGGGCACGCTCCGATACGCTTTTCGGAGGAGCGGCCTTGCCCTCCGCGGAGAGACAACTTGTTTGAGGAGCATTGTAGATGCAAAGGACAAGATATCAAGCGAGTGGCATCTTGAGGAACGGAGGGAGATCACGGAGCACAGAATAGGGGTCGAGGGTTGAGCCAGCTTCGATTTCCGGTGAAGGCAACGTCCGACCGCACCAACTCGGTTGCATACAACGGGCACGGGGGCCAAAAACGTCGCTATGTCTTGGATCGGATTGCGCACTGACATGGAAAGGCGGGCGGTCTGCTCGGCTCTCTGTCCGGCATACATTGGGTCCTACTACTACTAACCATGTCTCGCTTTCTGGTTCTGGTGCGGGAGAAGATGCGACCCAAGTCGGATTGTACAGTACCCGGCAGCGACTACGCGGACGAGTCCCGTAGCTGGCTGCCAACGGGCGACTGTTCCTTGTTCCAGTTTCGTTTCCAAATATGTCTCATCCTGTGGGCACCGTCGGCGCTTTTGTGAGCTGGTGGCTTAACACCTTGGCTCCCGCGCTCGTCGGCCAATCACAGGCTCCTCTCGACGTCACCCCATCTCACTCACTCGCGCTCTCACCTCCGACCTCAACCTCACCATCACAGCATCAACCTCATCACTCTCGCCATCACTCTCGCAGACTCAACGCGGCCTCCGCCCTCGCGCCACTCTCAAACCACGAAATGCCGCCATGACAACCGCCGCGCGCATCCACCCgctcctcctcaccatccGCTTCTCCGCCTCCATCCCCGACCTGGACCTCGACATCCCATCCCCGCAAACCACcaccgtcctcgccctcaaGCACCTCCTCCGCACCCGTCTCGCCACCCGCAACCGCCTCCGCCTCATCTACCAGGGCCGCCTCCTCCCGGACTCGTCGGCGCTCAGCTCCGTCCtcaagccgccgcctcccccgccgccgcagccaccctcatcatccagcaccagcgccaaggccaagggcaaagccgtcgacggcgccccCGCCAGGGTATACGTCAACTGCTCCATCggcgacgagctcgccgCCCAGGAACTCGCCGCGGAGGAGGCCTCGGCCGCCAACCCGCCGCAGGAGGCGGGCCCGGAGCCGCCCACCAACCCGGCTGGGCGCACGCGGCCCCGGCCCAGGGGGTTCGACCGCCTGCTCCAGGCCGGCTTCACGTCGTCCGAGATCTCCACCCTGCGCACGCAGTTCGCGTCCATCCAGACGGAGAGGTTTACGCCCGACTCGGTGCCCTCGCCCGACGGCTTGAGGCGCCTCGAGGACGCGTGGATCGACACCAACGCCGGCGAGCTGCCGAGCGCGGCGAGCCCGCTCGAGGACGAGCTGAGCAACATGTCCACCGTGCTGGACGTGCTCATCCGCGGCATGATGattggcttcttcttcccgcTGGGGAGCATCACGTGGTTGTTGAGACAGGGCCTTTGGAGCGAGAAGTGGCAGATCTTTGTGGGCTCCGGCGTCGTTTTGAGCGTCACGGTGGGCATTGTCATGGGTATATCGGGGGAGAGGTAGCATGGCGTATTTGGGTTTTTTAAGGGGGGGGTATTGACTAGGGCAAGTTCCGCTGAGGGTTACTGAAATTGAGCTTTGCAGCACCGTCAACATTGGGCTTCC from Metarhizium brunneum chromosome 2, complete sequence includes these protein-coding regions:
- the dsc3 gene encoding DSC E3 ubiquitin ligase complex subunit 3, translated to MTTAARIHPLLLTIRFSASIPDLDLDIPSPQTTTVLALKHLLRTRLATRNRLRLIYQGRLLPDSSALSSVLKPPPPPPPQPPSSSSTSAKAKGKAVDGAPARVYVNCSIGDELAAQELAAEEASAANPPQEAGPEPPTNPAGRTRPRPRGFDRLLQAGFTSSEISTLRTQFASIQTERFTPDSVPSPDGLRRLEDAWIDTNAGELPSAASPLEDELSNMSTVLDVLIRGMMIGFFFPLGSITWLLRQGLWSEKWQIFVGSGVVLSVTVGIVMGISGER